TTCACCTGAGCAGGCTCAGTCAAAGGATTGTATGTGCCGAGTTCCTCAACAAAGCGACCATCACGAGGAGAACGAGATTCCGCGACGACCAGACGATAGAACGGAGCTTTCTTTGCACCCATACGCTTCAAACGAATCTTTACTGCCATGTTATTTTTCCTCCTTGTGGCGATTATGCCAGTTGTGCACTCATTTACTGTCTGCACTTATTTTGGTCTGTGTGCTCACGTGGTCTGTGTGACCTGTATTCTGTGTGCTCATTTGGTCTGTGTGCACATTTAGTCTCTGTGCGCACTCTTAACGCTTCTTCTTCTTTTTGCTGCGATGTACTCTGGATGCGGATGCATTGCCCTGTCCTCCCGACTCACCAGAAGAAAGCGATGAAGTCAAGCTCGACAAGTCACCCAAATCTCCAATGTCACCGAGCCCCCCCATACCGCCAAGGCCCTTTAATGCTTTTAAAGCCCCGCGTTTTCCCATTTTCTTACCGAGTCCGGAAAAACGCTTCATCATCTGCTGCATCTGTTCGAATTGATTCAAGACTTGATTGACGTCACGCACCGTAACACCGCTGCCAGCAGCTACCCGTCGTCTGCGGCTCGCGTTCATCACAGAGGGATCCGCACGTTCCCCCTTCGTCATCGAGGAGATGACGGCTTCAATTCGTAAGAAGCGTTTCTCGTCGACTTGAAGGTTGTCAAGTCCTTTCATCTTTCCGGCACCAGGCAGCATCTTCAGAATCTGGTCGAGCGGCCCAAGGTTGCGGACCTGTTGCAGTTGGTCACGAAAGTCATCGAGCGTAAACTGTGATTTGCGCAGTTTTTGCTCCATTTCGCGCGCCTTTTCAATGTCGACGGATTCTTGCGCCCGCTCGATGAGGCTGAGGACGTCACCCATTCCGAGAATGCGGGACGCGAGACGGTCCGGGTGAAACACTTCAAGCGGCTCAATTTTTTCGCCAAGTCCAACGAATTTGATGGGCTTACCGGTGACTGCACGGACGGTGAGTGCTGCACCACCACGCGTATCGCCATCGAGCTTGGTCAAAATCACCCCAGTGACCGGCAATGATTGACTAAAAGACTCGGCGACGTGGACCGCATCTTGTCCCGTCATGGCATCAACGACGAGCAGCAACTCATCAGCTGGCACGGTTTGATGAATCCGGGACAGTTCTTCCATCAGCGGCGCGTCCACGTGAAGGCGGCCGGCCGTGTCGATAATCACCACGTCAGCTCCCTGCTTGCGGGCTTCATCCATGGCTCCTTTGGCGATGTCTACCGGATCGACATCTGTACCAAGAGAAAACACCGGCACATCAATCTGCTTCCCGAGCACTTCCAACTGATGAATTGCCGCAGGGCGATAAATATCTGCCGCAGCCAGCAATGGTCTGTGCTGATGTTTCAGAAAGGACAGTGCCAGTTTCGCAGCCGCCGTAGTCTTACCTGCACCTTGCAAACCAACCAGCATGACCACTGTCGGTGGTTTTGCAGCCATCCGCAGTCGTTCCTCAGATCCGCCCATCAACTC
The Alicyclobacillus curvatus genome window above contains:
- the rpsP gene encoding 30S ribosomal protein S16, whose protein sequence is MAVKIRLKRMGAKKAPFYRLVVAESRSPRDGRFVEELGTYNPLTEPAQVNINEERALQWLQNGAQPSDTVRHLFREAGLMKKFHELKLQK
- the ffh gene encoding signal recognition particle protein: MLEGLSNNLQKALSKLKSKGKLTESDVQEAMREVRLALLAADVNVRVVKQFVDKVRERAIGQDVQKSLTPGQQVVKIVHEELAELMGGSEERLRMAAKPPTVVMLVGLQGAGKTTAAAKLALSFLKHQHRPLLAAADIYRPAAIHQLEVLGKQIDVPVFSLGTDVDPVDIAKGAMDEARKQGADVVIIDTAGRLHVDAPLMEELSRIHQTVPADELLLVVDAMTGQDAVHVAESFSQSLPVTGVILTKLDGDTRGGAALTVRAVTGKPIKFVGLGEKIEPLEVFHPDRLASRILGMGDVLSLIERAQESVDIEKAREMEQKLRKSQFTLDDFRDQLQQVRNLGPLDQILKMLPGAGKMKGLDNLQVDEKRFLRIEAVISSMTKGERADPSVMNASRRRRVAAGSGVTVRDVNQVLNQFEQMQQMMKRFSGLGKKMGKRGALKALKGLGGMGGLGDIGDLGDLSSLTSSLSSGESGGQGNASASRVHRSKKKKKR